The nucleotide sequence CCGGCACCCGAGGCCGTACGACGGCTCGTGCGGGAGATCGAACCGGCCGCGGGCCTTCTCGCCTTCCTCTACACCGAGAACCAGCTGTTCGAGGGGGAGCAGCAGCACGAGGGCTGGTCCCGGATCGACGACCGTGTCGCGGCCCTCTTCAAACGCGGCCAGGCGGCCGGCGAGTTCCGTATCGACCTCACCCCGGCCTGGCTCACCGAGGCGCTGTACGGCCTGCTGGCCTCCGGCGCCTGGGCGGTCTCGGAAGGCCGCGTGGCCTCCAAGGACTTCACCTTCATGATCGCCGAGCTGCTGCTCGGCGGCGCACTGCGTCATCCCGAACAACCGGGACATGCCGAAAAACCGAGAGAGGAATCATGACCAGCACCCTGCAGCCGGCCCGCACGACGGAGGCGGAGAAGAGGCCGGGCCGTTGGCTCGCGCTCTCCGTCCTCGTGCTCGCCGTGCTGCTGGTGGCCGTCGACGCGACCGTCCTCGGTCTCGCGACCCCCTACATCAGCGAGGACCTCAAGCCCTCGGGCACCCAGCTCCTGTGGATCGGTGACGTCTACTCGTTCGTCATCGCGGGCCTGCTCGTCTCGGCCGGCAGCCTCGGCGACCGCATCGGCCGCAAGAAGCTGCTGCTCGTGGGAGCCACGGCGTTCGGCGCGATATCCGTGCTCAACGCCTACGCCACGACGCCCGAGATGATGATCGTCGCGCGGGCGCTGCTGGGCGTCGCGGGCGCGACCCTGATGCCCGCCACCCTCGCCCTGATCCGCAACCTCTTCCACGACCCGCGCGAGCGCAGCCTCGCCATCGGCATCTGGGGCGCCACGGCCTCCGCCGGCACGGCGGTCGGCCCGGTCGTCGGCGGGTTCCTGCTGGAACACTTCTGGTGGGGCTCGGTCTTCCTGATCAACCTGCCCGTGATGGCCGTCCTCGTCCTCGTCGGCGTCAAGCTGCTGCCCGAGTCCCGCCACCCGAGCCCGGGCCCGTGGGACGTGCTCAGCGTCGGCCTGTCGCTGGTCGGCATGATCGGTGTCGTGTACGCGGTGAAG is from Streptomyces sp. NBC_01314 and encodes:
- a CDS encoding TetR/AcrR family transcriptional regulator produces the protein MAVDREHVLRSAAALLTRKSTATMDEVAKTAGISRATLHRHFAGRDALVRALEALGIAECEAALDAARPTDGPAPEAVRRLVREIEPAAGLLAFLYTENQLFEGEQQHEGWSRIDDRVAALFKRGQAAGEFRIDLTPAWLTEALYGLLASGAWAVSEGRVASKDFTFMIAELLLGGALRHPEQPGHAEKPREES